The proteins below come from a single Malus sylvestris chromosome 3, drMalSylv7.2, whole genome shotgun sequence genomic window:
- the LOC126616924 gene encoding serine/threonine-protein kinase BSK1-like, with the protein MEVRLADIHLSQTLRKAGALCTGLCNMFFFSRTYFFMIGYCCNDDKRLLVTEYMHHDTLAKHLFNWENQTIECAMRLRVALNIAKVLDYCSSEGSPLYCDLNSYMVLFNEVMSPISFPKFVYLE; encoded by the exons atggaggtaagactagccgacattcacctctcccagaccctgcgtaaagcgggagccttgtgcactgg TCTTTgcaacatgttttttttttcaaggacGTATTTCTTCATGATTGGGTATTGCTGCAACGACGACAAGAGGCTGCTGGTGACGGAGTACATGCATCATGATACCCTTGCCAAACATCTCTTCAACT GGGAGAATCAGACCATTGAGTGTGCTATGAGACTAAGAGTTGCTCTGAACATTGCCAAAGTATTGGATTACTGCAGTAGTGAAGGCAGCCCATTGTACTGTGACTTAAATTCATATATGGTTCTCTTTAATGAGGTGATGTCTCCAATTTCCTTTcccaaatttgtttatttagaATAA